CGGTCGAAATCAATCACAAACTGAGCCGACACAATATGATTGCCGTTTTGGCCTACACAAAATAGTATACCGCGGTGTATTttatgtgtttttatttttaataatatgtatttttatggTGAAATCCTTACTTTTCACGTACATTATTTAGTTTATTCTAGCATAATAAACCACGACAGAACGTACCTACTTATGAGAACAGACCTACATATCATTTTCGCGGTAACTATAAGAAGGGAAACATTTTCACTCAACTTACTGTTTTAATTGTAAATCGGATAAACTTAGTgattaaattgaaacattaCTAAATAATtggtacaaattattattcgcaAGTTATTTAAGTAATTGTAGTATAATCGGGTACTTAAGAGACAATAACGAAGGTGCAATAATTATGTTGTGAGTTCAAGAGATCGAAGTGCCTCTGGTTCATTTgcgacgaaattttttttttgttaattggATGATAATCAAAGGAAgccgtgtatatatataaatagtGTTCATAATAAAATGATGCCGTtggttataaattataattttattttcacatttatgctaaattcagataaaataGTTACGATGAGCCTATTTTACAAAAAGTATAATATGCCACCGAAAGAACTTACTGCAACACGTTCACTTGTCTCGATGTCACAGGTGGAATActatctatatatgtatagttacttttaatgattttcatttgGTGTAGTTAGGTCAACTGAATAGTAACATGGGCAGAAGAAAAAGAGCAGACTGCAGGAAAAGAGAAACACATTAAggttttttgtgaaaaataccCATGccaactatatttttttctatatacgTACCAGATTAATTCTGTTTCTAGGGTAAATTCTGCATTTTACGAAGTGTATTTAACCAAAAAACCTGATGTGTCCTTTTTTTCTGTAGTTTCGAGTAAATTCTGctcttttattctctccgtGTATTTTGAGTTTCAATGGTTCAACTGATGTAGATTCCGCATgactttttttccttttcttttccttccaACTTTACAGGCaactataaaaaattatgtcaGAACTCGTGATATCAAATTGGattgatttttaaacaaattccTGCATTTTACTAATTATACGTGTGCAAATGCATGTTTTAGTTATAAAAGAACAGTTTTAAAACTAAATATACACGGGCGATTGAACGGTGGATACATTTAAGGATGATATGAATATTACTTTCATATTTGGAAAAAGATTTAGGAAAATAAAGACAAGGGATTATAATTTGagtaaaagaataaaacaattGCGATATTAcgataatatatattaataactAGATACAGTTAGTAGCTGTGCAACTATTACGttacaaattataatcaaGTTTCGATAAATGAGCTTCATCGATATGAATACCTTGATGATAACAAGACATGTGTATGTtgacaaaagagaaaaaaaaaaaaataaaataaaatgcaaaGTAACAACGAAACTCTTATAGAAAAATAGCATTAGCAAATCACAGCGGTATCCAAAATGCAGATCAAGATTAAAATCAAAGCTGCAGCATGcgcattatttatttaatagaTGCATGTCGCGCTATAATCTGATTCAGTGTGTAAGTAATCAACAATTAGGTGCGTCATTTACCAGCAGATCATACTCATTTACAATTCTAAATTAACTTCAATTCAATTGTTGATACAGATTTTGTAGAATTAATGCtatataaaataacgaatcaATTTTCTCTTCCAACGTTCTCGTATAGCTGATGCcgatgagtaaaaaataactgGACGATTCTTCACTACTGCCTGTCAGGTCCTCAAAGTGATAATTTCTAGTAATGTTTGCCATATTTGTCATTGCAGAAGCAATGAACTGGCAAACTTTCATTCAAagttaggaaaaaaattgtattaacAAACAGACGAATAGAAACTGAATCAGAAAAAACTCAGCCAGGATCCAATTGTCCATTTGACTGTTTGTTGAGGATGACTGGTCACCATGCGATTGCGCTGGTGAAACGCGTTTAGATTTTATACGAACGAATCGATACATCGAATCTTCTTTCAGTGCCAAGTTACACGCACGGCAATAATTTGCCTTACGAACTAGTAGatgtattgaatttttgttgaattatcGATGTTTTCCGTTGTGGCACAGTTTCCGGTGTTGGGATAGCATCCCCTGTTGGTAGGACACCGGCAGGTTTTGGTTTCGCCGCTGACTTTTGTTTCGCCATTTGATAGTCCCCAGAATCAAAGTATTTTTGCTGAAAGAATTACACTGTTAGACTGCGATGtaaattacataattattgaaaGTAAGAGATATATTGTATGATCTATTCATTGATAGCAACTCGATATCTCACAGCTTTTTTACATTAACTGAAAGAaatcttttttctcaactGTCAGATAATAAGTAATCAAACTATGTTTTTTAGAGTTCCAGatgtttttcaagtattttaaaaataaaacggaataattttttaagtaatGAACTGAAAAGTTGGCAATGGAATGCAATCAtgtgttttg
This region of Neodiprion virginianus isolate iyNeoVirg1 chromosome 7, iyNeoVirg1.1, whole genome shotgun sequence genomic DNA includes:
- the LOC124309419 gene encoding alpha-endosulfine, which gives rise to MCDNQKDEQTDETTQSIELSSNDIEKIEEAKLRAKFPNTGGRPISGHSAFLQKRLAKGQKYFDSGDYQMAKQKSAAKPKPAGVLPTGDAIPTPETVPQRKTSIIQQKFNTSTSS